A stretch of DNA from Methanofollis sp.:
TCGCGGACCAACTGTTCGACCTCCTTCTTCTCCTCCTCTACTTCGGTCCTGTCCATGCAGACCTGGAGGATAGACTGGAGTTTTCCGTCTTCGTCCAGGAAGGGGATGTTATGGAGGTCTATGGTCTTGGTGCCTGTCGGCATTTCGATGGTTGCCTCAGCGAAGTTGCGGGACTTCGTCCTGATGCACTCCCTGATCCCTTCTCCCCTTGTTATGGTGGCCTTGAAGTCGCTCATTTTAATGGTGACAAGGGTTTCGTGCGGGATGCCGCTCATTTCGACAAAGGCGTCATTGTG
This window harbors:
- a CDS encoding PAS domain-containing protein encodes the protein MSDIKEIIEILECASEGDFSRTIDEKDVEKAIKPLIEPLKACLIKMAETEKKRVHDAHDLKNFKDAIYLNPAPMLFMDPALNVLDHNDAFVEMSGIPHETLVTIKMSDFKATITRGEGIRECIRTKSRNFAEATIEMPTGTKTIDLHNIPFLDEDGKLQSILQVCMDRTEVEEEKKEVEQLVR